Proteins found in one Mucilaginibacter gracilis genomic segment:
- a CDS encoding TlpA disulfide reductase family protein encodes MKTMKKNLALAILFIFGLMPISSFGQQKIFKVRVQWQGGDGKQVLLSRTENGLEIKLDSVHIVNGTADLNIPATKLFSSVYLSLNHAYMQELLVYPGVTTVQVTNDAASSVGSTVKISGDLSQQLYQEKLHVFMTGLLANMARSHALRKIGKDSVKKDSIMAHYRVKFDSLQHAQDYITTKYPDEDIAGYILTLRAPFLSVAEREKEFNSLSARVKNGPYGVAVKDIVTSIENRKIGHPGFQFAENTKDNKPVKLADYKGKYVLIDFWSSTCGPCLRMAPKMKKLYDAYKDKGFEIIAVSLDKKREDWLRAAEQHQISGILVSSLKGGDDPIAKYYGVQQMPAMILIDRQGNNAGQVDPEKLDEKLAEIFDKI; translated from the coding sequence ATGAAAACAATGAAAAAAAATCTAGCTTTGGCCATACTTTTTATCTTCGGATTGATGCCAATAAGCAGTTTTGGTCAGCAAAAAATATTCAAAGTTAGGGTGCAATGGCAAGGGGGGGATGGCAAACAGGTTTTACTTAGCCGTACCGAAAATGGTTTGGAAATTAAGTTAGATTCTGTACATATTGTTAATGGCACAGCCGACTTGAACATACCCGCTACAAAACTTTTTAGTTCTGTTTATCTTAGTCTTAATCACGCTTACATGCAGGAGCTCCTGGTGTACCCAGGCGTAACTACTGTACAGGTTACCAATGATGCAGCATCATCAGTTGGTAGTACAGTTAAAATTAGCGGCGATTTAAGCCAGCAACTTTATCAGGAAAAGCTGCACGTGTTTATGACCGGGTTGCTGGCCAATATGGCTCGTTCTCATGCTTTACGCAAAATTGGTAAAGATTCGGTTAAGAAGGACTCCATTATGGCGCATTATAGGGTTAAGTTTGATAGTCTGCAGCATGCACAGGACTATATAACCACGAAGTACCCTGATGAAGATATCGCTGGCTATATTTTAACTTTACGAGCACCTTTTTTATCAGTAGCGGAAAGAGAAAAAGAGTTTAACAGCCTATCGGCAAGAGTGAAAAATGGCCCTTATGGAGTTGCGGTTAAAGATATAGTTACGTCTATAGAGAACCGGAAAATCGGACATCCTGGTTTTCAATTCGCTGAGAACACCAAGGATAACAAGCCTGTTAAATTAGCCGACTATAAAGGTAAATATGTACTTATAGACTTCTGGTCTTCTACATGCGGGCCATGCCTCAGAATGGCTCCAAAAATGAAGAAGTTGTATGATGCCTATAAGGACAAAGGGTTTGAAATTATTGCTGTATCGCTTGATAAAAAGCGTGAAGATTGGCTTCGAGCAGCAGAGCAACATCAAATTAGCGGTATTTTGGTATCATCGTTAAAAGGTGGCGACGATCCGATTGCCAAATACTATGGTGTGCAACAAATGCCAGCAATGATCCTGATCGACCGTCAGGGCAATAATGCCGGACAGGTGGACCCTGAAAAACTTGATGAAAAGCTTGCCGAGATTTTTGACAAGATCTAA
- a CDS encoding TlpA disulfide reductase family protein — MKKFITAILTVCSFTVIAQQHFIIEGKVGTLDSRNKAYLTFLTSSGNFKTDSAVLNNGLFAFKGETADIVDASLLLVHSGENMWQITKADRLFLILEEGTINISASDSLIHAKTTGTPLNIDYAEIAKAKEPAQLKIASLQKLYKDYQAQGKASDFEKQYATEFKAASDACEKIDFDYIRSHPNSYMSLLILQVYITSKSISQIIEPQFNALSPAIKNSQLGKSTVVEIDKYRNVEVNALAPDFTQPDTAGKDIALSSLKGKYVLVDFWASWCKPCRAENPNVLKAYNTYKNKNFVVMGVSLDNPNAKEQWLKAIAEDHLSQFIQVSDLKGGSNEAALLYQVRSIPQNYLVGPDGKIIAKNLRGDALQEKLASLFN; from the coding sequence ATGAAAAAGTTTATCACAGCAATCTTAACAGTATGCTCATTTACAGTTATTGCGCAGCAACATTTTATTATAGAAGGTAAAGTGGGTACGCTTGATAGTCGAAACAAAGCTTACCTTACTTTTCTTACCTCCTCCGGTAATTTTAAAACGGATTCGGCCGTATTAAATAATGGTTTGTTTGCCTTTAAGGGAGAAACCGCCGATATTGTAGATGCAAGTTTGCTACTGGTACATAGCGGTGAGAACATGTGGCAGATAACAAAGGCTGATAGATTATTCCTGATACTTGAAGAAGGAACCATAAATATATCTGCCAGCGATTCGCTTATCCATGCTAAAACAACCGGCACACCATTAAATATAGATTATGCCGAAATTGCAAAGGCGAAGGAGCCAGCCCAATTAAAAATAGCGAGTTTACAAAAGCTTTATAAAGATTATCAGGCGCAGGGCAAAGCTTCTGATTTTGAAAAGCAATATGCTACCGAGTTTAAAGCAGCTTCGGATGCGTGTGAGAAAATTGATTTTGATTACATCAGATCACATCCTAACTCTTACATGAGCTTGCTGATATTACAAGTTTATATCACATCAAAATCTATAAGTCAAATCATTGAACCACAATTTAATGCTCTTTCACCCGCTATTAAAAATTCACAACTGGGTAAATCAACCGTTGTTGAAATTGATAAGTACAGGAATGTTGAGGTAAATGCCCTGGCACCTGATTTTACTCAGCCAGATACTGCCGGAAAAGATATTGCACTGTCTTCCTTAAAAGGCAAATATGTTTTAGTTGACTTCTGGGCGAGTTGGTGCAAGCCATGCCGTGCAGAAAATCCGAACGTTTTAAAGGCGTATAATACATATAAAAACAAAAACTTTGTGGTGATGGGCGTATCACTTGACAACCCTAACGCAAAAGAGCAATGGCTAAAAGCAATTGCAGAAGATCACCTCAGTCAGTTTATCCAAGTTTCTGATTTGAAAGGTGGCAGTAATGAAGCGGCCTTACTTTACCAGGTACGTAGCATTCCGCAAAATTACTTAGTTGGCCCTGATGGCAAGATCATTGCCAAAAACTTGCGCGGCGATGCCTTGCAGGAAAAATTGGCTTCATTATTCAACTAA